The Cellulomonas fulva genome includes a window with the following:
- a CDS encoding FtsB family cell division protein, with the protein MQQRTPRLFSVRTIVLGLVLVLAFILVYPTLHTYLRQEVELRALRGEVADARQRNEDLEAELARWDDPAYVTAQARERLSYVLPGETAYRVIDPETVEEDVAPADEQDTPVAATTTAVPWYTSVWDSVEVAGAAPTNEEVAAAAKAKAAKEKAAKEKATKEKDATGKDTTSDDDSGATP; encoded by the coding sequence GTGCAGCAGCGCACGCCCCGGCTGTTCTCGGTCCGCACGATCGTGCTCGGCCTGGTCCTGGTGCTCGCGTTCATCCTGGTCTACCCGACGCTCCACACCTATCTGCGGCAGGAGGTGGAGCTGCGGGCGCTGCGGGGCGAGGTGGCCGACGCGCGGCAGCGCAACGAGGACCTCGAGGCCGAGCTGGCGCGCTGGGACGACCCGGCCTACGTCACGGCGCAGGCGCGCGAGCGGCTGTCCTACGTCCTGCCCGGCGAGACGGCGTACCGCGTGATCGACCCGGAGACGGTCGAGGAGGACGTCGCGCCCGCCGACGAGCAGGACACCCCGGTGGCCGCGACCACCACGGCGGTGCCCTGGTACACGTCGGTGTGGGACTCGGTCGAGGTCGCCGGTGCGGCACCGACGAACGAGGAGGTCGCCGCCGCGGCCAAGGCGAAGGCGGCCAAGGAGAAGGCGGCCAAGGAGAAGGCAACCAAGGAGAAGGACGCGACGGGCAAGGACACGACGAGCGACGACGACTCCGGCGCGACGCCGTAG
- a CDS encoding endo-1,4-beta-xylanase, translating into MPRPAHPTAAGPAPLVASLVAAALVAALAAVALVVAPFAGPARAASPAVVVQSDFEDGLDGWAARGPAPAVSLSTENARGAQSLLVTGRTSTWHGAGIDVTDAFEPGVTHTIGLWLRLPATGTGYADLRVSVQRDVAGASSYDTVATVTGVTAGAWKQVVASYTPGPFDTALLYVESTSSLTDLLVDDVVVSATRATPDLTLPQLDRTLAPWFTFGLAVEPADVLAGRGDLVAHHAAQITPGNQMKPDAIQPTEGTFRFDAADLLVDFALAHGQRVYGHTLVWHQQTPAWFFQRDGVALTTSAADQALLRSRLQTHIEAVADHYRTKYGEFGTAGNPIFAFDVVNEVVDESQSGGLRRSEWYRILGPSYIADAFRYARAAFGPEVELFINDYNSEYPNKRAPYVALVRSLLDQGVPVDGVGHQLHVEVGRSLGYVEATITAFEALGVRQAVTELDVSTYLNGGESWTTPPADRLQQQALYYRDLFAVLKRHASAFESVTVWGVDDSRTWLRAGAAPLLFDGALQAKAAYWGIVDPSRIGVTPTPTPTPTPTPTPTPTPTPTPTPTPTPTPTPTPTPTPTPTPTSGPAACSVRWTANAWNTGLTANVRVTNTGATTVDGWTLTFTFPAGQQVTQGWSAQWSQSGSLVTAANAPWNGRLAPGQSVEIGFNASHGGTSTAPTAFRLNGGSCSAG; encoded by the coding sequence ATGCCTCGTCCCGCCCACCCGACGGCTGCCGGGCCGGCCCCGCTGGTCGCGAGCCTCGTGGCGGCGGCGCTCGTCGCCGCGCTGGCCGCGGTCGCGCTGGTCGTCGCCCCGTTCGCGGGCCCGGCGCGCGCCGCGTCGCCCGCGGTGGTGGTGCAGTCCGACTTCGAGGACGGGCTCGACGGCTGGGCGGCCCGCGGACCCGCGCCGGCGGTCTCGCTGTCGACCGAGAACGCGCGCGGTGCCCAGAGCCTGCTGGTGACCGGCCGCACGTCCACCTGGCACGGCGCCGGCATCGACGTCACCGACGCCTTCGAGCCGGGCGTCACCCACACGATCGGGCTGTGGCTCCGCCTGCCGGCGACGGGGACGGGCTACGCCGACCTGCGCGTCTCCGTGCAGCGCGACGTCGCGGGGGCCTCGTCGTACGACACCGTCGCGACCGTCACGGGCGTCACGGCCGGCGCGTGGAAGCAGGTGGTGGCGAGCTACACCCCGGGACCGTTCGACACGGCGCTGCTCTACGTGGAGTCGACGTCCTCGCTCACCGACCTCCTGGTCGACGACGTGGTCGTCAGCGCCACGCGGGCCACGCCCGACCTCACGCTGCCGCAGCTCGACCGGACGCTCGCGCCGTGGTTCACCTTCGGGCTCGCGGTGGAGCCCGCGGACGTGCTGGCGGGCCGCGGCGACCTCGTCGCGCACCATGCCGCCCAGATCACGCCCGGCAACCAGATGAAGCCCGACGCGATCCAGCCCACCGAGGGCACGTTCCGCTTCGACGCCGCCGACCTGCTGGTCGACTTCGCGCTCGCGCACGGGCAGCGCGTCTACGGGCACACGCTCGTCTGGCACCAGCAGACGCCCGCCTGGTTCTTCCAGCGGGACGGCGTCGCGCTCACGACGAGCGCCGCCGACCAGGCGTTGCTGCGCTCGCGGCTGCAGACCCACATCGAGGCGGTCGCCGACCACTACCGCACGAAGTACGGCGAGTTCGGCACCGCCGGCAACCCGATCTTCGCGTTCGACGTCGTCAACGAGGTCGTCGACGAGAGCCAGTCCGGCGGGCTGCGCCGCAGCGAGTGGTACCGGATCCTGGGTCCGTCGTACATCGCCGACGCCTTCCGGTACGCGCGCGCCGCGTTCGGTCCCGAGGTCGAGCTGTTCATCAACGACTACAACAGCGAGTACCCGAACAAGCGCGCGCCGTACGTCGCGCTGGTCCGCTCCCTGCTGGACCAGGGCGTGCCGGTCGACGGCGTGGGGCACCAGCTGCACGTCGAGGTCGGGCGGTCGCTGGGCTACGTCGAGGCGACGATCACGGCGTTCGAGGCGCTGGGCGTCCGGCAGGCCGTCACGGAGCTCGACGTCTCGACCTACCTGAACGGTGGCGAGAGCTGGACCACGCCGCCCGCCGACCGGCTCCAGCAGCAGGCGCTGTACTACCGCGACCTGTTCGCGGTGCTGAAGCGCCACGCGTCCGCGTTCGAGTCCGTGACCGTGTGGGGGGTCGACGACTCGCGCACCTGGCTGCGGGCGGGCGCCGCGCCGCTGCTGTTCGACGGGGCGCTGCAGGCGAAGGCCGCGTACTGGGGCATCGTCGACCCGTCCCGGATCGGCGTGACCCCGACGCCGACGCCGACGCCCACGCCCACCCCGACGCCCACGCCGACGCCCACGCCCACCCCGACGCCCACGCCCACCCCGACGCCCACGCCCACCCCGACGCCGACGCCGACGCCCACCCCCACCAGCGGTCCGGCCGCGTGCAGCGTGCGCTGGACGGCGAACGCGTGGAACACCGGCCTGACCGCGAACGTGCGGGTGACGAACACGGGTGCGACGACGGTCGACGGCTGGACGCTGACGTTCACGTTCCCGGCCGGTCAGCAGGTGACGCAGGGCTGGAGCGCGCAGTGGTCGCAGAGCGGGTCGCTCGTCACCGCGGCCAACGCGCCGTGGAACGGGCGCCTGGCACCGGGCCAGAGCGTCGAGATCGGGTTCAACGCGTCGCACGGCGGCACGTCGACGGCACCGACCGCCTTCCGGCTCAACGGGGGCTCCTGCTCCGCCGGGTGA
- a CDS encoding Ppx/GppA phosphatase family protein, producing MTRVAAIDCGTNSIRLLVADVDLAVGTLVDLDRRSEVVRLGQGVDRTGRLAPEALERTFDACRRYAAVCRELGAEAVRFVATSASRDAENRDVFVAGVRALLGVEPEVVTGAEEAALSFRGATGVVAARHPGPYLVVDLGGGSTELVLGESTPRAARSMDVGCVRLTERHLPGDPPGEDERAAAHRDVAAALDEAADAVPLGETVTLVGLAGSVTTVTAHALGLAAYEPRRIDGAVLGVDQVLAACDELLAMTRDERAALGFMHPGRVDVIGAGALVWRDVVARVRDEVAATGRTLEHVVTSEHDILDGIAWSVAERSLA from the coding sequence GTGACGCGTGTGGCTGCCATCGACTGCGGGACCAACTCGATCCGGCTCCTGGTGGCCGACGTCGACCTGGCGGTGGGGACGCTCGTCGACCTCGACCGGCGGTCCGAGGTGGTGCGGCTGGGCCAGGGCGTGGACCGCACGGGCCGGCTGGCCCCGGAGGCGCTGGAGCGCACCTTCGACGCGTGCCGCCGCTACGCCGCCGTGTGCCGTGAGCTGGGCGCCGAGGCGGTCCGCTTCGTCGCGACGTCGGCGTCGCGCGACGCCGAGAACCGGGACGTCTTCGTCGCCGGCGTCCGGGCGCTGCTGGGCGTCGAGCCGGAGGTCGTCACGGGCGCCGAGGAGGCCGCGTTGTCATTCCGCGGGGCCACGGGCGTCGTCGCCGCGCGGCACCCGGGCCCGTACCTCGTCGTCGACCTCGGCGGCGGCAGCACCGAGCTGGTGCTGGGGGAGAGCACGCCGCGCGCTGCGCGGTCCATGGACGTCGGCTGCGTGCGCCTGACCGAGCGGCACCTGCCGGGTGACCCGCCGGGGGAGGACGAGCGCGCGGCCGCGCACCGGGACGTCGCGGCGGCGCTCGACGAGGCCGCGGACGCGGTGCCGCTCGGCGAGACCGTGACGCTCGTCGGGCTTGCGGGCTCGGTGACGACGGTGACCGCGCACGCCCTGGGGCTCGCGGCGTACGAGCCGCGGCGGATCGACGGCGCGGTCCTCGGCGTGGACCAGGTGCTCGCGGCGTGCGACGAGCTGCTGGCGATGACGCGCGACGAGCGCGCGGCGCTGGGCTTCATGCACCCGGGCCGGGTCGACGTGATCGGCGCCGGTGCGCTGGTCTGGCGGGACGTGGTCGCGCGGGTGCGGGACGAGGTGGCCGCGACCGGGCGGACGCTCGAGCACGTGGTGACCTCGGAGCACGACATCCTCGACGGGATCGCCTGGAGCGTCGCGGAGCGCTCCCTCGCCTGA
- a CDS encoding GH1 family beta-glucosidase, giving the protein MDQPTVQTTDLAGRRADPAIRRRTVLQLGGLVGVGLIAACTDDGTTPLPVASGTATASGGATAAAWAPPAGAMSFPDGFVWGAATSAFQVEGSTTADGRGPSIWDTFCAQPGRIDDGATGNPAADQYLRWEQDLDLMVGLGLQAYRFSVSWPRIVPTGSGEVNQKGVDHYRRVVDGLLDRGMHPAITLYHWDLPQPLQDAGGWTARETADRFGEYAAVMFEAFRDVDATWLTINEPKTTAMVGYAGTEHAPALGDLDAGMAAVHHQLLAHGRAVQAFREVGGRGSIGIALNLMPVYAAPGAETAAGNLDAAENRLYLDPVLLGEYPPEAVGPGPGQLHADAAAFEALVQDGDLEVISTPADVLAVQYYGAAGIDSTGAWLQLFPPSPAGWQQVHAEGLYETLVGLAADYPDLPPLVISENGIPDADPQGQIEDPARLDFLRTHLQQAARAVGEGVDLRQYYAWSLLDNFEWARGMTQRWGIVHVDFATQERTPKASARWYAEVCAANAVPS; this is encoded by the coding sequence ATGGACCAGCCCACCGTCCAGACCACCGACCTGGCCGGACGCCGGGCCGACCCGGCGATCCGGCGCCGCACCGTCCTGCAGCTCGGCGGGCTGGTCGGCGTCGGCCTGATCGCGGCCTGCACCGACGACGGGACCACGCCGCTGCCCGTGGCGAGCGGCACCGCGACCGCGAGCGGGGGCGCCACCGCCGCCGCCTGGGCGCCGCCCGCCGGCGCGATGTCCTTCCCGGACGGCTTCGTGTGGGGCGCCGCGACCTCGGCGTTCCAGGTGGAGGGGTCGACGACGGCGGACGGGCGCGGGCCCTCGATCTGGGACACGTTCTGCGCGCAGCCCGGACGGATCGACGACGGCGCGACCGGTAACCCGGCGGCGGACCAGTACCTGCGCTGGGAGCAGGACCTCGACCTGATGGTCGGCCTCGGGCTGCAGGCGTACCGCTTCTCGGTGTCGTGGCCGCGGATCGTGCCGACCGGCAGCGGCGAGGTGAACCAGAAGGGCGTCGACCACTACCGCCGGGTGGTCGACGGGCTCCTGGACCGCGGGATGCACCCCGCGATCACGCTGTACCACTGGGACCTGCCGCAGCCGCTCCAGGACGCGGGCGGCTGGACGGCCCGCGAGACCGCCGACCGGTTCGGCGAGTACGCCGCCGTGATGTTCGAGGCGTTCCGCGACGTCGACGCCACGTGGCTGACCATCAACGAGCCCAAGACCACGGCCATGGTCGGGTACGCGGGCACCGAGCACGCGCCCGCGCTCGGGGACCTCGACGCGGGCATGGCCGCCGTGCACCACCAGCTGCTCGCGCACGGTCGCGCGGTGCAGGCGTTCCGCGAGGTGGGGGGCCGCGGCAGCATCGGCATCGCCCTCAACCTCATGCCCGTGTACGCGGCGCCGGGCGCGGAGACTGCCGCCGGCAACCTGGACGCGGCGGAGAACCGCCTCTACCTCGACCCCGTGCTGCTCGGCGAGTACCCGCCGGAGGCGGTGGGCCCGGGCCCCGGTCAGCTGCACGCCGACGCCGCGGCGTTCGAGGCGCTGGTCCAGGACGGGGACCTCGAGGTCATCTCGACGCCCGCCGACGTGCTCGCGGTGCAGTACTACGGCGCCGCGGGGATCGACAGCACGGGCGCGTGGCTGCAGCTGTTCCCGCCCTCGCCCGCGGGCTGGCAGCAGGTGCACGCGGAGGGGCTGTACGAGACGCTCGTCGGGCTCGCGGCGGACTACCCGGACCTGCCGCCGCTCGTCATCTCCGAGAACGGCATCCCCGACGCGGACCCGCAGGGACAGATCGAGGACCCCGCGCGGCTCGACTTCCTGCGCACGCACCTGCAGCAGGCGGCACGCGCCGTCGGCGAGGGCGTGGACCTGCGGCAGTACTACGCCTGGTCGCTGCTGGACAACTTCGAGTGGGCGCGCGGCATGACGCAGCGGTGGGGGATCGTGCACGTCGACTTCGCGACCCAGGAGCGCACCCCCAAGGCCAGCGCGCGGTGGTACGCGGAGGTGTGCGCCGCCAACGCGGTCCCGTCGTGA
- a CDS encoding PadR family transcriptional regulator yields MDTTQLLKGVLDVAVLAVVEAADGYGYDVVRRLRTAGLEDVGDASVYGTLRRLYAGGALSSYVVPSDEGPHRKYYGINAQGRAMLDAQRKEWQEFAGTMTRLLETGERK; encoded by the coding sequence GTGGACACGACACAACTGCTCAAGGGGGTGCTCGACGTCGCGGTGCTCGCGGTCGTCGAGGCCGCCGACGGGTACGGGTACGACGTGGTACGCCGACTGCGTACCGCCGGTCTCGAGGACGTGGGTGACGCGTCGGTGTACGGCACGCTGCGGCGGCTCTACGCGGGCGGCGCGCTCTCGTCGTACGTGGTGCCGTCCGACGAGGGACCGCACCGCAAGTACTACGGCATCAACGCGCAGGGCCGGGCGATGCTCGACGCACAGCGCAAGGAGTGGCAGGAGTTCGCGGGCACCATGACGCGCCTGCTCGAGACGGGGGAGCGCAAGTGA
- a CDS encoding DUF501 domain-containing protein has protein sequence MPTSAPDVTERDLQVLAEQLGRPPRGVVGVAARCVCGRPLVVRTAPRLDDGTPFPTTYYLTNPQAVAAVSTLEASGLMKEWTARLAEDDELAQAYARAHESYLADREALGHVPEIAGISAGGMPTRVKCLHVLVGHALAAGPGVNPLGDEALDRIGDVWRPDRCTC, from the coding sequence GTGCCGACCAGCGCACCCGACGTGACCGAGCGGGACCTCCAGGTCCTCGCCGAGCAGCTCGGCCGGCCTCCGCGCGGCGTGGTGGGTGTCGCCGCACGCTGCGTGTGCGGGCGCCCGCTCGTCGTGCGGACGGCGCCGCGGCTGGACGACGGCACGCCGTTCCCGACCACGTACTACCTGACGAACCCGCAGGCGGTCGCGGCCGTCAGCACGCTCGAGGCGTCCGGCCTGATGAAGGAGTGGACCGCCCGGCTCGCGGAGGACGACGAGCTGGCGCAGGCCTACGCCCGCGCGCACGAGTCGTATCTCGCGGACCGGGAGGCGCTGGGCCACGTCCCGGAGATCGCGGGCATCTCGGCCGGCGGCATGCCGACGCGCGTCAAGTGCCTGCACGTCCTCGTCGGGCACGCGCTCGCGGCCGGACCCGGCGTGAACCCGCTGGGGGACGAGGCGCTGGACCGCATCGGCGACGTCTGGCGGCCCGACCGCTGCACGTGCTGA
- a CDS encoding NAD(P)/FAD-dependent oxidoreductase, with product MPSSVSTPDEASTAAPARPAKSRKVPRIVILGGGTVGLYSARRLRKRLGRREAAIVVVDPRPYMTYAPFLPEAAAGSIDPRNVVAPHRRALKGVDVLQGKVSQINHAERTVQITPEEGEPYWVTYDHLIVGLGSVARTLPIPGLAEQAIGFKNVEEAIAVRNHILNRIEVASSTWDPELRRRMLTFVFVGGGFAGIEALGELEDIARYTVEHYKQIEQDEVRFVLVEGSPRILPEVSEELGGYTLEQLRKRQIEIHLSTFLSSCVDGHIVLSNKVEFDADTVVWTAGVKANPVLQQSDLPLDQMGRVTCNAALQVVDADGNVVPDAYAAGDCAAVPDLFNPGKFCPPNAQHALRQGAHLGDNLARVLRSAEVTDYKHKNIGAVASLGMYKGVAQMFGRIKVRGFLAWVLHRSYHVFAMPTVNRKLRIMAGWTGSLLLRREVVPLGALHDPRAEFRAASVPPKPRVVEPGEADPAIAGAGAAAKAKSAS from the coding sequence ATGCCTTCCTCTGTCTCGACCCCGGATGAAGCTTCGACGGCCGCTCCCGCACGCCCGGCGAAGTCCCGCAAGGTGCCCCGCATCGTCATCCTCGGTGGCGGCACGGTGGGCCTGTACAGCGCGCGCCGGCTGCGCAAGCGGCTGGGCCGGCGCGAGGCCGCGATCGTCGTCGTGGACCCGCGACCGTACATGACGTACGCGCCCTTCCTCCCGGAGGCCGCGGCGGGCTCGATCGACCCCCGCAACGTCGTCGCCCCCCACCGTCGCGCGCTCAAGGGCGTCGACGTGCTGCAGGGCAAGGTCTCGCAGATCAACCACGCCGAGCGCACCGTGCAGATCACGCCCGAGGAGGGCGAGCCGTACTGGGTGACGTACGACCACCTGATCGTCGGGCTGGGCTCGGTCGCCCGGACGCTGCCCATCCCCGGGCTCGCGGAGCAGGCCATCGGCTTCAAGAACGTCGAAGAGGCCATCGCGGTCCGCAACCACATCCTCAACCGCATCGAGGTCGCGTCCTCGACGTGGGACCCGGAGCTGCGGCGCCGGATGCTCACGTTCGTGTTCGTCGGCGGCGGGTTCGCCGGCATCGAGGCGCTCGGCGAGCTCGAGGACATCGCCCGCTACACCGTCGAGCACTACAAGCAGATCGAGCAGGACGAGGTGCGGTTCGTCCTCGTCGAGGGCAGTCCGCGCATCCTCCCCGAGGTGAGCGAGGAGTTGGGCGGCTACACGCTCGAGCAGCTGCGCAAGCGCCAGATCGAGATCCACCTGTCGACGTTCCTGAGCTCCTGCGTCGACGGCCACATCGTGCTGTCGAACAAGGTCGAGTTCGACGCGGACACCGTGGTGTGGACGGCGGGCGTGAAGGCCAACCCGGTGCTGCAGCAGTCGGACCTGCCGCTCGACCAGATGGGTCGCGTCACCTGCAACGCCGCGCTGCAGGTCGTCGACGCCGACGGCAACGTCGTGCCGGACGCGTACGCCGCCGGTGACTGCGCCGCCGTGCCGGACCTGTTCAACCCGGGCAAGTTCTGCCCGCCGAACGCGCAGCACGCACTGCGCCAGGGCGCGCACCTGGGCGACAACCTGGCCCGCGTCCTGCGCTCCGCGGAGGTCACGGACTACAAGCACAAGAACATCGGCGCGGTCGCGTCGCTCGGCATGTACAAGGGCGTCGCGCAGATGTTCGGCCGCATCAAGGTGCGCGGCTTCCTCGCGTGGGTGCTGCACCGCTCGTACCACGTGTTCGCCATGCCGACCGTGAACCGCAAGCTGCGGATCATGGCGGGCTGGACCGGTTCGCTCCTGCTCCGCCGCGAGGTGGTCCCGCTGGGCGCGCTGCACGACCCGCGCGCCGAGTTCCGCGCCGCCTCCGTGCCGCCCAAGCCGCGCGTGGTCGAGCCGGGCGAGGCCGACCCCGCGATCGCGGGCGCCGGCGCTGCCGCGAAGGCCAAGTCCGCGAGCTGA
- the eno gene encoding phosphopyruvate hydratase, giving the protein MASIEAVGAREILDSRGNPTVEVEVALDDGTIARAAVPSGASTGAFEAVERRDGDKSRYLGKGVEQAVNAVIDEIAPEVIGFEASEQRLVDQALLDLDGTPNKGKLGANAILGVSLAVAKAAADSADLPLFRYVGGPNAHVLPVPMMNILNGGSHADSNVDIQEFMVAPIGATTFREALRTGAEVYHSLKSVLKSKGLSTGLGDEGGFAPNLESNRAALDLILVAIEQAGFTPGTDVALALDVASTEFFKDGAYQFEGVAKTPEEMVAYYEQLVRDYPLVSIEDPLSEDEWDSWAHLVRDVGDRVQIVGDDLFVTNPERLAKGIELKAANSLLVKLNQIGTLTETLDAVTLAQRNGFTTMTSHRSGETEDTTIADLSVATNAGQIKTGAPARGERINKYNQLLRIEEELDDAARYAGRSAFPRFQA; this is encoded by the coding sequence ATGGCCAGCATCGAGGCCGTCGGCGCCCGCGAGATCCTGGACTCGCGCGGCAACCCCACTGTCGAGGTCGAGGTCGCACTCGACGACGGCACCATCGCCCGTGCGGCCGTCCCCTCGGGCGCCTCGACGGGAGCCTTCGAGGCCGTCGAGCGCCGTGACGGCGACAAGTCGCGCTACCTGGGCAAGGGCGTCGAGCAGGCCGTGAACGCGGTCATCGACGAGATCGCGCCTGAGGTCATCGGCTTCGAGGCGAGCGAGCAGCGGCTCGTCGACCAGGCGCTCCTCGACCTGGACGGCACGCCCAACAAGGGCAAGCTCGGCGCCAACGCGATCCTCGGCGTCTCGCTCGCGGTCGCCAAGGCCGCGGCGGACTCGGCCGACCTGCCCCTGTTCCGCTACGTCGGCGGCCCGAACGCCCACGTGCTGCCCGTCCCGATGATGAACATCCTCAACGGTGGCTCGCACGCGGACTCCAACGTCGACATCCAGGAGTTCATGGTCGCCCCCATCGGCGCCACGACCTTCCGCGAGGCCCTGCGCACCGGCGCCGAGGTCTACCACTCGCTCAAGTCCGTGCTGAAGAGCAAGGGCCTGTCGACCGGCCTGGGCGACGAGGGTGGCTTCGCGCCGAACCTCGAGTCCAACCGTGCCGCGCTGGACCTGATCCTGGTCGCGATCGAGCAGGCCGGCTTCACGCCCGGCACCGATGTCGCGCTCGCGCTCGACGTCGCCTCGACCGAGTTCTTCAAGGACGGGGCGTACCAGTTCGAGGGTGTCGCCAAGACGCCTGAGGAGATGGTGGCGTACTACGAGCAGCTGGTGCGCGACTACCCGCTGGTGTCCATCGAGGACCCGCTGTCCGAGGACGAGTGGGACTCCTGGGCGCACCTGGTCCGCGACGTGGGCGACCGCGTGCAGATCGTCGGCGACGACCTGTTCGTCACCAACCCGGAGCGCCTCGCCAAGGGCATCGAGCTCAAGGCCGCCAACTCGCTGCTGGTCAAGCTCAACCAGATCGGCACGCTCACCGAGACGCTCGACGCGGTGACCCTCGCGCAGCGCAACGGCTTCACGACGATGACCTCGCACCGCTCCGGCGAGACCGAGGACACCACGATCGCCGACCTGTCCGTCGCGACCAACGCCGGCCAGATCAAGACCGGTGCCCCCGCCCGCGGCGAGCGCATCAACAAGTACAACCAGCTGCTGCGCATCGAGGAGGAGCTGGACGACGCCGCGCGCTACGCCGGCCGCTCGGCCTTCCCGCGCTTCCAGGCCTGA
- the pntB gene encoding Re/Si-specific NAD(P)(+) transhydrogenase subunit beta, which translates to MTLVSLAQATYVLAAVLFVLSLAGLSKQETARRGNVLGMVGMVLALAATIALALRASQRPVLATALLIALVLSVGAVVGTWQARRVEMTQMPELIAILHSFVGLAAVLVGFNSYLTEPADAVHLVEVFLGVLIGAVTFTGSVVAFLKLSARIRSAPLSLPGRNLLNLAAVVVSAGLLAWFLAAPSLWPLALMTVVALALGWHLVASIGGGDMPVVVSMLNSYSGWAAAAAGFMLSNDLLIVTGALVGASGAILSYLMCRAMNRSFVSVILGGFGADEGTVVGPGADGPVGEHRETSADEVAALLADARSVVITPGYGMAVAKAQYPVADLVEKLRARGVEVRFGVHPVAGRLPGHMNVLLAEAKVPYDIVLEMDEVNDDLAGTDVVLVIGANDTVNPAALEDPASPIAGMPVLEVWKAAHVVVFKRSMATGYAGVQNPLFFRENTAMLFGDAKEQTERIVAALHQV; encoded by the coding sequence ATGACGCTCGTGTCCCTGGCGCAGGCCACCTACGTCCTGGCCGCCGTGCTGTTCGTGCTCTCCCTGGCCGGGCTGAGCAAGCAGGAGACCGCGCGCCGCGGCAACGTCCTCGGCATGGTCGGGATGGTCCTGGCGCTGGCCGCGACCATCGCGCTCGCGCTGCGCGCGTCGCAGCGCCCGGTGCTCGCCACCGCGCTGCTGATCGCGCTCGTGCTGTCCGTCGGGGCGGTCGTCGGGACGTGGCAGGCGCGGCGCGTCGAGATGACGCAGATGCCCGAGCTGATCGCGATCCTGCACTCGTTCGTCGGGCTCGCCGCGGTGCTCGTCGGCTTCAACTCCTACCTCACCGAGCCGGCGGACGCGGTGCACCTGGTCGAGGTGTTCCTGGGCGTCCTCATCGGGGCCGTGACGTTCACGGGCTCGGTGGTCGCGTTCCTCAAGCTCTCGGCGCGGATCCGCAGCGCACCGCTGTCGCTGCCGGGGCGCAACCTGCTCAACCTCGCGGCGGTCGTCGTGTCCGCCGGGCTGCTGGCCTGGTTCCTCGCGGCGCCGTCGCTGTGGCCGCTGGCCCTCATGACCGTGGTGGCGCTCGCGCTGGGCTGGCACCTCGTCGCGTCGATCGGCGGCGGGGACATGCCCGTGGTCGTCTCGATGCTGAACTCGTACTCGGGCTGGGCGGCCGCCGCGGCGGGCTTCATGCTGAGCAACGACCTGCTCATCGTCACCGGTGCCCTCGTGGGCGCGTCCGGCGCGATCCTGTCCTACCTGATGTGCCGGGCCATGAACCGCTCGTTCGTCTCGGTGATCCTGGGCGGGTTCGGGGCCGACGAGGGCACGGTCGTCGGTCCCGGTGCGGACGGACCCGTGGGCGAGCACCGCGAGACCTCGGCCGACGAGGTCGCGGCGCTGCTGGCCGACGCGCGCTCCGTGGTCATCACGCCGGGCTACGGCATGGCCGTCGCGAAGGCGCAGTACCCCGTCGCGGACCTGGTCGAGAAGCTGCGGGCGCGCGGCGTGGAGGTGCGGTTCGGCGTGCACCCCGTCGCCGGGCGGCTGCCGGGGCACATGAACGTGCTGCTGGCGGAGGCCAAGGTGCCGTACGACATCGTCCTCGAGATGGACGAGGTCAACGACGACCTGGCGGGCACCGACGTGGTGCTGGTCATCGGCGCCAACGACACCGTCAACCCCGCCGCGCTGGAGGACCCGGCCTCGCCGATCGCGGGCATGCCCGTGCTCGAGGTGTGGAAGGCCGCGCACGTCGTCGTCTTCAAGCGGTCCATGGCCACGGGCTACGCGGGCGTGCAGAACCCCCTGTTCTTCCGCGAGAACACGGCCATGCTGTTCGGTGACGCGAAGGAGCAGACCGAGCGCATCGTCGCCGCGCTCCACCAGGTCTGA
- a CDS encoding GNAT family N-acetyltransferase: MPVTPAVPQPVVDRAALRTVPILRTPRLVLVPLGPEHLDATWDALQDPESMRLTGTHATFTREQVAAHLERVAAADDRADWAITLPDGAYVGEVVLNDLDDDNACMNVRIALATGMPGRGYGTEAMTAVLDHAFGRVGLHRVQLDVFDFNPRAQRSYEKAGFVVEGRQRDTLLWDGEWSGSVLMAVLATDERPSDG; the protein is encoded by the coding sequence ATGCCCGTCACGCCCGCGGTGCCGCAGCCCGTCGTCGACCGCGCCGCGCTGCGGACGGTCCCCATCCTGCGCACGCCACGCCTGGTGCTGGTCCCGCTCGGCCCCGAGCACCTGGACGCGACCTGGGACGCGCTGCAGGACCCGGAGTCGATGCGCCTGACGGGCACGCACGCGACGTTCACGCGCGAGCAGGTCGCCGCGCACCTCGAGCGCGTCGCGGCCGCCGACGACCGCGCCGACTGGGCGATCACCCTGCCCGACGGCGCGTACGTCGGCGAGGTGGTCCTCAACGACCTCGACGACGACAACGCGTGCATGAACGTGCGCATCGCGCTGGCCACCGGCATGCCCGGACGGGGCTACGGGACCGAGGCGATGACCGCGGTCCTCGACCACGCGTTCGGCCGCGTGGGACTGCACCGCGTCCAGCTCGACGTCTTCGACTTCAACCCCCGCGCGCAGCGGTCGTACGAGAAGGCGGGGTTCGTCGTCGAGGGCCGGCAGCGGGACACCCTCCTGTGGGACGGCGAGTGGTCGGGCTCGGTCCTCATGGCCGTCCTGGCGACGGACGAGCGCCCGTCGGACGGCTGA